The Syngnathus scovelli strain Florida chromosome 17, RoL_Ssco_1.2, whole genome shotgun sequence sequence TCTGTCTCTTCCCCAGCCCCCTGCTCCCTCTCGGGCATCACAGCCTTCACTGAATGCCACGACGGTTCCATCCTCGTCCTCTGGGAGCTCGTGGAAGGCAGCGAGGGAAACACCGTGTACACCGCCACGGCGGAGGCTAGCGACTACACGTACCTGTACTGCAACAGCAcaggcaccaactgcacccttcaagGGGCACAGTGTGACCTCTACTACACCATCATCATTGCCGCGTCATCAGATTCGTGCAGCAGTTTGAGAAGTCCACCTTATAGAATAAGCATGGGTAGATGTTTTGGagatgatttgaaaatgaaatgttGAGTCGAGTTAGTTCTTAGAATACAAATCATTTTCTCAGAACCGTGTCCACCAAGAGAGGTGAATGTCAGCGCTTCGTGCGAGGACCACAGCGCCCTGGTGTCCTGGACCCGCTCTCCGGTGGCTGCAACTTACCAAGTAGTCGCGATGTCTGCGGACGGACACACGCACACTTGCAGCGACTCCTCCACCAACTGCACCTTGACTGAGCTGCATTGTGACGAGCAGTACGCAGTCCACGTGACAGCCAGTCATCAGAACTGCACCAGCATGGCCAGTCACAATGTTACCTTCAACACAGGTATGTCAAGTTAATTTAGTAAACTGTCTTAGTGTAATGTTCTCAAATGATAGGTCAATTAAGTGATGCAGACATTACAGAGATAACAAATCTATCATTCCTTCTAAACCTTCCGCAGGTCCATGTCAGCCTGAGGATCTCTCGGTGACCTTCCACTGCAGTAACCAGTCTGCAGTGCTCTCGTGGACCCCCAGCGATAATGCCGTGGACTACTACGGCTGCGCACAAGCACCGAGTGGAGAGATGCTCTACTGTTACAACACCTACCCCACCTGTACCATTCCCAATCTGGACTGCGGGACTTTGTATAACTTCTCTGTTCAGGCCTCGGACGGCACGTGCAACAGCTCCTTCAGCGAGCCTGTAGAAAAAGGAGCAGGTAGCTCCTGTTTGTTTCCCGTGGACACAATTATCACTGTCCCCAATGGATTTTTATGAATTTAttatgagttgagttgagtaatATATTTACCTAGCTAAGTGAAGTTCTCCTTCTTTTCAGTCCCGTGTCCTCCAGATGGTGTTGAGGTGCAGCCTTTCATGATGTACATGGAGATCCAGACATTGCGATTCACCTGGACGGAAATAAGCTGTGCAGACACAGAGTACCTGTTGAGGTTATCGGGGACCCTGCTGGGAAACAGCCAGGCCCAGTTTGAGGTGTCTTCTTATTGGACAAACATGACCTCGTTTGAGATCCCGCTTCCCTGCGGTTCTTCCTATTCGGCTACAGTGGAGAGCAGGAACACGGCTGGAACCGGCGACCAGTCTGTGCCTCTTAATGATACAACAGGTagaatgaggtgtacctaatgaaatggCTGACAAAATATGTCCTCTTCAACTCTCATTTCTACCCCCTCCAGCTCCATGTCAGCCAACCATGGTGATGTACAGTAGCAACATCACAGTCGCCAGAGTTTCCTGGAGCCCTTCCATGTTTGCCACCACATACTTTGTATACAAGCACAATATCTCACTCAGCTCCCGACTGTGCACCACCACCGGCCTGTCCTGCTTCTTGCTGATCAACATCGACTATTCAGACCTGCTGGTCACGGCCAGCAACGCAGCCGGGGAAAGCCAAGGATCGACGGTTACGAGTGGTAGGACCGGCTGATATAAAAGTAGAGGTTGTATTTCAACAAGTGTGTTTGCAGATTCTAATCCACTTTTCTTTTAGTGGTGGCGCATGTCAGAAAGAGAGACGTCAGTGAGAGTGGTGAGTCCAATGCTATAGCGCCATCTGCAGGGGTCTGTTAAAGTGCTCACTCTAGTTGTGTTTTTTCCTCCATACTCATTTTCAGAAGGTCTTTCCGCCCCTGTGTTAAACGTCACACTACTTACCAGTGTAATGGTCATGGCGGAGTGGCCCCAAGAGGACGCCTCCAACGACGCAGCTTACAGGCTGATGATCAAGCCGCAGGCCCAATCGGAGTCACCTCAGGAACTGACGGTACTCGGGTCAAGATACATCCTCACTGGACTGAGCCCCAACTCCACTTACTGCCTCACCGTGGCTGCAAGGAGAGAGACTGATGTTGGACCGGAGTCGGATCCTGtgtgcttggaaactggacaagCCAGTTAGTCATCATTGTATAGTTTCACATTAACACACAAGCCTGATCACAATGTGACAAATCAAATCACACTAACTTTAGACGCAATCTTTTGGTACTCTATAaaaatcattatttttaattggCTGAAAATCTATACTGCGGGATTTTGTCTATTCACTTAATTTATATATTAGTCCTGAAAAATTTACcaaaaattgttcaaatatGTTTTGTTTCAGAATGTTCTAATAAAgaaactaaatatttttttgtattgctcTTCCGCACTGTTATCTTACCTTTTCATTTCTTCCAGtcctgaaaaaaaagaaaacaattccaTCATTCATAAAAGTGTTTTAttagaaaacaaaatgcaaGAGAGCAACAACCCAGACACATGGCAAGCAGGGGTCTCAGCTGAACCCTTTGCGGACTCTACTTGAGGGGATTACAACATTCTCAGGAGGTCTACAGAATCAGGAACAGAATCGCTTATCTCCTTCTCGAAGATCATTGAAGCATaagtgacattttctttttcaacatAAATCAAGGTATGAGGACAAACATTGTAGCATGTAGGCTAGGCCTGACTGTTGCCGCCACATGAAAGAATGCAACTCCTGCCTGGTGTGTCTTTGAAACATTatatacaacaaaaaaaaaaacattttccaggGGGCAAAACAATGAACcgtacaaaattaaaaatgctgatCGCTTACTAGAACGTGAAAAAGTCAAAAACCAAATGACGATTCCAGGTGGCATTCAGTCTGTGAGACAAGAAGtggatagaagaaaaaaaaaaaaaaaaaaacgaaaaaaaaaacgtgaaattACTCAACACTGGGACTCCTTCGTTTGTCGCCGTGTTTGCTGTGGTCGTTACTGGTCTCTCTCGGGTGATGGCTCCTCTCTCGGCTGCGACTGCGTTTGTGCGGGCGTTGCTCTCCGTCTCGTTCTTTCTCTCTACTGTGACTGCTGTCGCTTTTCCTGCTCTTctcctcgccgccgccgctcttGTGCCGCCTCTCCCGGCTGCGACTCCGGCTCGACCTCTtggccttgcgctcttccctgtgCCTCTCCCTGTCCTCTTTGTGCCTCTTTTCGTCATTTTCCCCTTTGCTCTTCCTCTCCCTGGACCTGTCCCTCTCGGCGGGTCGCTCCCTGTGGTGGTCTCGTTCCTTCCTCTTGCTCCTGTCGTCGCCTCCGTCGCGCTCCTTCTCCTTGCGCTCGCTCCTTTTGTCCCGGCTGCCGCTGCGGCTTCTTCGCCGCTCGCGTCGCTCTTGGTGGTTTCGTTCCGCGCTGCGGGATCGTCTCCTCTCCCTCTCTGCCCTTTCCCTATCCCGCTCCCTGGCGTCCCTCTCCTTCCTCTGACGTTCCCGCTCCCTTTCCAGCTCGCGGTCGTAGCTGGGGCCGTGGCGGTCTCGCTCCCGGTGGTGACTCCTGCTCCTCGACCGCTTTGGAGAGCGTCTGGGTGTTGGTGTCCGCCTGGGGCTCCTGGAAAGAACACCGCGGTTAATTATGATGCCGTGctactggcaaaaaaaaaaattgcaggaaATATTGATTTCTAAAAATCACAAATCAATCTAAACTGTTGGAAATGTGTGTTCATTTGGCGCTACGATGCCAGCAAAGTTCTATGGCGGTTGACCTGGAACGACGACGTTCCCCTTGCCGCCCCGGTTCCTCAAAggcctcatcttcctcctgggGCTCCTTCTGAGGCACCTTCCGGGGCCTGCTCTTCATCTGCTGGTCGATGCTCTTCTGCACAGGCACCGGGATGCGAGGGAACAGAGTCGAGAACCACTCCAGTTTGGTGAGGAAGGAGCGCAGCATCTCGCCGACCGTCATCACGCAGCCTCCGCCTGCCTTCACGTCCAGCTCCTGGAATCAAATGGCGGCAAGGGAGCCGACGGGAAACGGCTTAACACGTGGGCAGGCGCACGGTGTCATTGTTGCAAGTCAAAAGGCAATATGTGATGGCCGAGTACTGAGCCTTCACCTCTGTTCATCTAGCTTAATCTCTCTAGTCAAATGTGTCTGCCTTTAACTTTTACCACATGGAGGGGAAAACAGGTGAAAGTGTCACATAGTTTGGCTCATCTAAACTGCCTAGCAGACATCTGTACTCACACAGTGagcaatggaaacagattagtccCACCCCATCTTCCGGGCCACCAAATCATCTACTTTTGAAATCGAGAGGAGATGAGGTGAGTAATCTGACTACACTGGGCTCGGTCCTCACTGTGCTAAAACGAGAGAGAAAGAAACACGAGTTGCTTCCTCCTTCCCTCTTCAGCATAATGGGAGCCTCGTTGAGCTTGTGACGAAACAGGCCACGGTGGAAGCACAGATGTGagcggaaggggggggggggaggcaagtGCAACCCCCCCTGCTTGAAATGTTCGTTTGCTTTGTATGATGGAGAACACTTTGCACTCACACACGCAAACCAACAGTGCTGAGATACACTATCCAATTCACCTGCAGCACAATGGGCatctaaagaaaaaaacaggGGAATTAACCAGTTGTTTAGGATTAGGAATTCTTGAGATATGTGAATATTACAATTAGGTAGAATGCAGAAAAGCAAAGGAGGCCTGGTTGCACACCtggaatcaaacaaaaacactgagcaCAACAATCGGTACAGCTGAACAATTTCATGACATCCATGCATCAGATTTttgacaacaataaaaaaatgctcATTTTTGATTGACATTAAACTTAACTGTGGGTTTTATTTGCAGCAGTGTACATTTTTTTAAGTATCCTGATAGTAATATAAATGTGTTGCAGCTACTACCTGtgactttgagtgtgtgtggctttaaaaGGTGATTGATATGCGAGTCAGCAAATTTGGGTGTTGAGTCGGCTTAGATAAACGGCTGGCTGTTAGCTAGCTTGTTTTCATGGTAAATGCCTGGGCATCCACTATGGCCATAGCGGCTTGCGTAAAAATGTCATACGTGTTCATTGATTTActgtcagaaaaaaatattctcattTATTAAGACCAatatatgggaaaaaaaatgatcagttttttttattagtgATTTGTATCTCATTAAGATTGTGCAGCCATACCTTGTAAAGTGCCCAGTGAGTGCAATAACATTGCTACATACTTGAATGTGCGCATCAATGCAAGTGCCAATTACAGAGAAATCTTTTGTGCAACTAGTCCTGGTCAAATCTTGACAAAACCATATGGACATGCCTTAAAATAAATTACACATGACTAGTAAAAGATGTACTCTGCGTCATTTAAGGTACTTACCCTGACAACAACCAGCAGCGTGGAAGTGAGCAAGTAACCTAGCTACTCAGGTTTGGAGGACAAAACTGAGGATAATTAAGCCAAATGAAGGCAAAGGTGAAAAATCAGCTATGCGCATCACAGCAAGAAGGGAGGGGGGTCAGTTTCAATTCATGGATTGCATGTGTTTCATGGAGAAAAATAGAAACATGAAAGTATTACCAGGCATGACATACCTCCTCATCATCCATGAAGTCGTCATACCAGTCGATTAAATCGGCTGGGGGTTGTGTGTATCTGAATAAGATCGAAGAGCACGTCAAAATCAGGAACAAAAACCAAAAACATGACCGAGAATCATACCGTATGTACATGAAGCCAAGTGCTCGGATGTAGGGAGAGTCCGTGTGCGTGATGAGGCCCATCAGCTGTTTGCGCGTCAACTTGAGCGTAAACAGTTTGTATAGTAGACAGAAGGCGGTTGACACAATGCCACCCGTGCCAACTCCACGAACCTAGAGGGGATCAAGTTGAGAACATCTATAGACCGCATTTGCACACTAAAACAATCAGCAATGTCCACTATTGGGCATTTGTGTTCAAAAGTTCGGGATCATTTGACTATGTTTACAACTAGGGTGACACTGATGTTAGTTTCTAACCCTTCTGCgtgttagcattgagctaacAGACAGTCATGTAGTTTGATTAAATACACAATGAATAATTCAAGtttggataaaaatatttcttgcCCTACAATAGTTGAATTGTTAGTTTTTTTGAATTTAGTAATATCCTATGATGTCAGTGAGGCTTGGGAGGACAACAAGAGGGTTGATGAtggggaaaagaaaaagcacgtacttcccacttacccctcCGCACATTCCAGTCTGACCTGCAGTCTTTCTGCTTCCTTTCTCCCATGGCTCAACGTGAGTCACCTGAATGAAAACACAATTATCAAGTTGACATTTTAGCCGATAACATTCACAAATTAACATCATCTGATTCAAACGCTTGACATGTTGTATTCCATTCAGATTTTGACAGGCTGACTTTTCTAACATGTtgctatttttgttttaaatgtgacATCTATCAATATCAAACGGCTTGTATTGTACTTGTTACTACAAATAGTTCAGCAATTAGCATAATTTTAAAAGGTTCTCTGACCTTTTTCCAATGTAAGTGGGTTCTTGAAACCAAGAACTAACATTTTTTGTGAATACAGACACTAGTGTAGACTATTATTGAAATAATTCCATAATTTACACCAAGTATTGGAAAAATACATTGGTGAcaaaaataaatgcatgaatTATGATGTTATATGCTACCTCCATCATTTACAACTTAAAATCTGATTGTTCTTGCATTTTAAATAAAGATGTGCTACTACAGCATTGTTAGCAGTTAGCTTCACATATTGTATATATTATTTAGATCATTTGGACACGTGTTAAGAATAATGAACACACAAATATGCAGTAATTCGAACTGAGATAACGTAAATTATATAGATTGGTGACTCGCAAATAATTTCATTGAGATACTCGAACGTTGTAGCATCGACGCGCTAGCATAGCAAGCTACTGTTAGCCTACTAGCATGCAGATTAGCATCGCCCAACGTTACCTTGAAATAGATTTCATCCACAACTTCGTGGTACGTCTTAAGCTCATAAAGCTGAACTTTGAAATACGGCGAGGACAGGACATTGGTAAGAATCATCGGGTTGAGGTTCATAGTCTTTTCGTTGCCCCACAGGGGCAGTACATTGCCATGTTTTCCGGACGCAGGCTTGTTCATGGCCTGGCTCCCCATGTTAGCCATGTTGGCTAAATACCGCGACGCCGATCTTCTCAAGTACGGTTGGCCTCCTTCCAGTTACAAATCCATCTGTTTTATCTTTTAGTTGAATCCCGATTGTTGCCGATTCGGTGTGTTATCAGCGCAGAATCGGTGGCGAATCGACGATGACAACTTCCCGCCGTCGTCGTTGCAGCTAATGTGCTTGCCTGTGATGCTAAGTGGAACCGGAACTGGATGGTGGTGAAGTGGTGCAGTGGCTGTCTCGCGTACGTCAACATGGGATGGTGGAGTACATATTTTGGGGTAAATGTCCTAAGGATGCTTTGATGTTGGATTTAATTACAAATGGATGTTATGTGAGTATCAAGCCTAGATATTTCAACAGTGATTCTAAAATTTTAATAActgcctttaattttttttttaagtgttactgacaacgtAGCAGATGGGGTCACCTGCTGTCGCACTCGAACGTAACCAATTGCAATTTTTCTGgaggttattattttttaaaaaatatataaagacAGTAACTTGGTTTACACACTGCAATACTACATTTTTCCATACCTTGTACGTcggattttattttatgcatGTGACGTCACAGCGGCACAAAACTTGCGCAGTCATGATCCCAACGGTTAGATTCCcttaacttttatttaaaacgTTGTTTGCTATAATAAACAGTTTCAAAATCTAAACACCAGCATGACTGTTTCAAAAGTGTCATTGggctaaaaaatattttaaaacccTACCTGGCACAATAttaaaacaaatgtttattACATTTTTGAAGGGAATCTAAATGGCATTACATTGGTGAATATAATGAGAACAGTACAACCTTGTATTCTCTTTTACCAAATGGCAATAAACACTGACCATAAACTAATACTGCAAGTACACTATAGTATTTTAGTTCATATTAGCTCCAATATCACAATAGATCAAAGTGTTTAATTGGCATTTTCTCATGCTTTATTTTGCGAAGACACTTTAAATTTTATTCTGtgaaaagtacttttttttaaaaaatccatcTCAGTACTGTGTACCATAAAACCTGACTCATAAACATTCAAGGTTTTTTATCGGTCTGTTAAGAGTGCAGTCATTTATTGAGCACTAAGCTTAGTTAAAATATAgcacttaaaataaaaacattttacaagCATTAGTGTTTAACATTTAGAAGTGCATTATTACAA is a genomic window containing:
- the prpf38b gene encoding pre-mRNA-splicing factor 38B isoform X2, giving the protein MANMGSQAMNKPASGKHGNVLPLWGNEKTMNLNPMILTNVLSSPYFKVQLYELKTYHEVVDEIYFKVTHVEPWEKGSRKTAGQTGMCGGVRGVGTGGIVSTAFCLLYKLFTLKLTRKQLMGLITHTDSPYIRALGFMYIRYTQPPADLIDWYDDFMDDEEVCHAWCATRPPLLFCILPNYAHCAAGELDSVSQHCWFACELDVKAGGGCVMTVGEMLRSFLTKLEWFSTLFPRIPVPVQKSIDQQMKSRPRKVPQKEPQEEDEAFEEPGRQGERRRSRSPRRTPTPRRSPKRSRSRSHHRERDRHGPSYDRELERERERQRKERDARERDRERAERERRRSRSAERNHQERRERRRSRSGSRDKRSERKEKERDGGDDRSKRKERDHHRERPAERDRSRERKSKGENDEKRHKEDRERHREERKAKRSSRSRSRERRHKSGGGEEKSRKSDSSHSREKERDGEQRPHKRSRSRERSHHPRETSNDHSKHGDKRRSPSVE
- the prpf38b gene encoding pre-mRNA-splicing factor 38B isoform X1 encodes the protein MANMGSQAMNKPASGKHGNVLPLWGNEKTMNLNPMILTNVLSSPYFKVQLYELKTYHEVVDEIYFKVTHVEPWEKGSRKTAGQTGMCGGVRGVGTGGIVSTAFCLLYKLFTLKLTRKQLMGLITHTDSPYIRALGFMYIRYTQPPADLIDWYDDFMDDEEVCHAWCATRPPLLFCILPNCNIHISQEFLILNNWLIPLFFSLDAHCAAGELDSVSQHCWFACELDVKAGGGCVMTVGEMLRSFLTKLEWFSTLFPRIPVPVQKSIDQQMKSRPRKVPQKEPQEEDEAFEEPGRQGERRRSRSPRRTPTPRRSPKRSRSRSHHRERDRHGPSYDRELERERERQRKERDARERDRERAERERRRSRSAERNHQERRERRRSRSGSRDKRSERKEKERDGGDDRSKRKERDHHRERPAERDRSRERKSKGENDEKRHKEDRERHREERKAKRSSRSRSRERRHKSGGGEEKSRKSDSSHSREKERDGEQRPHKRSRSRERSHHPRETSNDHSKHGDKRRSPSVE
- the prpf38b gene encoding pre-mRNA-splicing factor 38B isoform X4 produces the protein MGERKQKDCRSDWNVRRGKWEVRGVGTGGIVSTAFCLLYKLFTLKLTRKQLMGLITHTDSPYIRALGFMYIRYTQPPADLIDWYDDFMDDEEVCHAWCATRPPLLFCILPNCNIHISQEFLILNNWLIPLFFSLDAHCAAGELDSVSQHCWFACELDVKAGGGCVMTVGEMLRSFLTKLEWFSTLFPRIPVPVQKSIDQQMKSRPRKVPQKEPQEEDEAFEEPGRQGERRRSRSPRRTPTPRRSPKRSRSRSHHRERDRHGPSYDRELERERERQRKERDARERDRERAERERRRSRSAERNHQERRERRRSRSGSRDKRSERKEKERDGGDDRSKRKERDHHRERPAERDRSRERKSKGENDEKRHKEDRERHREERKAKRSSRSRSRERRHKSGGGEEKSRKSDSSHSREKERDGEQRPHKRSRSRERSHHPRETSNDHSKHGDKRRSPSVE
- the prpf38b gene encoding pre-mRNA-splicing factor 38B isoform X3, producing the protein MANMGSQAMNKPASGKHGNVLPLWGNEKTMNLNPMILTNVLSSPYFKVQLYELKTYHEVVDEIYFKVTHVEPWEKGSRKTAGQTGMCGGVRGVGTGGIVSTAFCLLYKLFTLKLTRKQLMGLITHTDSPYIRALGFMYIRYTQPPADLIDWYDDFMDDEEELDVKAGGGCVMTVGEMLRSFLTKLEWFSTLFPRIPVPVQKSIDQQMKSRPRKVPQKEPQEEDEAFEEPGRQGERRRSRSPRRTPTPRRSPKRSRSRSHHRERDRHGPSYDRELERERERQRKERDARERDRERAERERRRSRSAERNHQERRERRRSRSGSRDKRSERKEKERDGGDDRSKRKERDHHRERPAERDRSRERKSKGENDEKRHKEDRERHREERKAKRSSRSRSRERRHKSGGGEEKSRKSDSSHSREKERDGEQRPHKRSRSRERSHHPRETSNDHSKHGDKRRSPSVE